In Vicugna pacos chromosome 10, VicPac4, whole genome shotgun sequence, the following proteins share a genomic window:
- the CDC42BPG gene encoding serine/threonine-protein kinase MRCK gamma isoform X3 → MERRLRALERLVRGEAGGGPGLDGLLDLLLGLHHELSSAPLRRERNVAQFLSWVSPFVAKVKELRLQRDDFEILKVIGRGAFGEVAVVRQRESGQIFAMKMLHKWEMLKRAETACFREERDVLVKGDSRWVTALHYAFQDEEYLYLVMDYYAGGDLLTLLSRFEDRLPPELAQFYLAEMVLAIHSLHQLGYVHRDVKPDNILLDMNGHIRLADFGSCLRLNNSGMVDSSVAVGTPDYISPEILQAMEEGKGHYGPQCDWWSLGVCAYELLFGETPFYAESLVETYGKIMNHEDHLQFPPDVPDVPASARDLIRQLLCRQEERLGRGGLDDFRNHPFFEGVDWERLATSTAPYIPELRGPMDTSNFDVDDDTLNHPGTLPPPSHGTFLGHHLPFVGFTYTSGSPGLESSSEQLAALERRLRCLEQEKAELSWKLQEALQTSSEHRELEQLQKEVQTLQDKLSEMLRDSKAPLSQTDGPPAGSPDQDSDLRQERDQLLQELAEARAGLQSQEQELCRAQGQQEELLRKLQEAQEREAATANQTHTLNSQLEEAQDARRELQAQVATLSQEVTQLRRQREQSLERESSQVKVTVHSASETNGTRTPEGGAQEAQLRQEVAALRVQLEQARSHGTSGKEEALSWLQEENQRLSQEQERLVEELEREQQSKQRLEGEQRETESNWEAQIADILSWVNDEKVSRGYLQALATKMAEELESLRNVGTQTLPTRPLDHQWKARRLQKMEASARLELQSALEAEIRAKQGLQEQLTQVQEAQLRAESGLQEAEKQNQGLQQELAALREELRARGPGDTKPSNSLIPFLSFRSSEDSAKDSGISGEAPRPGVEPELRPEGRRSLRLGAVFPRAPAANTAPVEGPPAKPGSHTMRPRSFPSPTKCLRCTSLMLGLGRQGLGCDACGYFCHSTCAPQAPPCPVPPDRLHTALGVHPETGTGTAYEGFLSVPRPSGVRRGWQRVFAALSDSRLLLFDAPDPRLSPASGALLQALDLRDPQFSAIPVLASDVIHAQSRDLPRIFRVTASQLTVPPATCTVLLLAESEGERKCWLQVLGELQQLLRDTRPRPRPVYTLKEAYDNGLPLLPHTLCAAIIASQQLCEKDRERLALGTEEGLFVIHLHSNDIFQVGECRRVQRLAVSPTAGLLVVLCGRGPSVRLFALAELENAEAAGAKIPESRGCQALAAGRILQARTPVLCVAVKRQVLCYQLGPGPGPWQRRIRELQAPAPVQSLGLLGDRLCVGAAGAFTLYPLLNEAAPLALGAGLVPEELPPSRGGLGEALGAVELSLSEFLLLFTTAGVYVDSAGRKSRIHELLWPAVPTGWGYAAPYLTVFSENAIDVFDVRRAEWVQTVPLKKVRPLNPEGSLFLYGTEKVRLTYLRNPLAEKDEFDIPNLTDNSRRQLFRTKSKRRFFFRVSEEQLQQQRREMLKDPFVRSKLISTPTNFNHLVHVGPTEGRPTVKDLPLVRAPEEKSQGARSSGPQRPHSFSEASRRPASISSDGLPGDLDPMKRKPWTSLSSESVSCTQGSPSPAASLIQVSERPRSLPPAPESESSP, encoded by the exons TACCTGGTGATGGACTACTATGCTGGAGGAGACCTCCTCACTCTGCTGAGCCGCTTTGAGGACCGCCTCCCACCTGAACTGGCCCAGTTCTACCTGGCCGAGATGGTGTTGGCCATCCACTCGCTGCATCAGCTGGGCTATGTCCACAG GGATGTCAAGCCAGACAATATCCTGTTGGACATGAACGGGCACATCCGCTTGGCTGACTTTGGCTCCTGCCTACGTCTCAACAACAGTGGCATG GTGGATTCATCGGTGGCAGTGGGGACACCGGACTACATCTCCCCTGAGATCCTGCAGGCTATGGAGGAGGGCAAGGGCCACTATGGCCCACAGTGCGACTGGTGGTCCCTGGGGGTCTGTGCCTACGAGTTGCTCTTTGGAGAGACACCCTTCTATGCTGAATCCCTGGTGGAAACCTATGGCAAGATCATGAACCATGAG GACCACCTGCAGTTCCCCCCAGATGTGCCTGATGTGCCGGCTAGTGCCCGAGACCTGATCCGCCAGCTGCTGTGCCGCCAGGAGGAGCGTCTGGGCCGCGGGGGGCTGGACGACTTCCGGAACCACCCCTTCTTTGAAGGCGTGGACTGGGAGCGGCTGGCAACCAGCACTGCCCCCTATATCCCTGAGCTTCGGGGGCCCATGGACACCTCCAACTTCGACGTGGATGATGACACCCTCAACCATCCA GGGACCCTGCCACCACCCTCCCACGGGACCTTTTTAGGCCACCACCTGCCATTTGTGGGCTTCACCTACACCTCAGGCAG TCCGGGCCTTGAGAGCAGTTCTGAGCAGTTGGCTGCCCTGGAGCGGAGGCTCCGCTGTCTGGAGCAGGAGAAGGCAGAGCTGAGCTGGAAACTCCAAG AGGCTCTGCAGACCTCATCAGAGCATCGGGAGCTGGAGCAGTTACAGAAGGAAGTGCAGACACTACAGGACAAGCTGTCAG AGATGCTGAGGGACAGCAAGGCCCCCTTGTCCCAGACGGATGGGCCCCCGGCTGGTAGCCCAGACCAGGACAGTGACCTTCGGCAAGAGAGAGACCAGCTCCTCCAG GAGCTGGCTGAGGCTCGGGCAGGGCTGCAGTCGCAGGAGCAGGAGCTATGCAGAGCCCAGGGGCAGCAGGAGGAGCTGCTCCGGAAGctgcaggaggcccaggagagagaggCAGCCACGGCCAACCAGACCCACACCCTGAACTCCCAGCTGGAGGAGGCCCAGGATGCCCGGAGGGAG CTGCAAGCCCAGGTGGCCACGCTGAGCCAGGAGGTGACGCAGCTCCGGAGACAGCGGGAACAAAGCCTTGAGAGGGAATCTTCTCAAGTCAAGGTG ACTGTCCACTCTGCCTCTGAGACCAACGGCACAAGAACGCCTGAGGGCGGGGCTCAGGAAGCACAGCTGAGGCAGGAGGTGGCCGCCCTGCGAGTGCAGCTGGAGCAGGCCCGCAGCCACGG GACGAGTGGGAAGGAGGAGGCTCTCAGCTGGCTACAGGAGGAGAACCAGCGGCTGAGCCAGGAGCAGGAGCGG CTGGTGGAAGAGCTGGAGCGGGAGCAGCAGAGCAAGCAGAGGCTGGAGGGTGAGCAGCGGGAGACAGAGAGCAACTGGGAGGCCCAGATCGCCGACATCCTCAGCTG GGTGAATGATGAGAAGGTGTCAAGAGGCTATCTGCAGGCCCTGGCCACCAAGATGGCTGAGGAGCTGGAGTCCTTGCGGAACGTGGGCACCCAGACTCTCCCTACCCGGCCGCTG GATCACCAGTGGAAGGCACGGCGGCTGCAGAAGATGGAGGCCTCGGCCAGGCTGGAGCTGCAGTCAGCACTGGAGGCTGAGATCCGGGCCAAGCAGGGCCTGCAGGAGCAGCTGACGCAGGTGCAGGAGGCCCAGCTGCGGGCTGAGAG TGGTCTACAGGAGGCTGAGAAGCAGAACCAGGGCCTGCAGCAGGAGCTGGCTGCACTCCGGGAGGAGCTGCGGGCCCGTGGGCCAGGAG ACACCAAGCCCTCAAACTCGCTGATTCCCTTCCTGTCCTTCCGGAGCTCAGAG GATTCTGCCAAAGACTCTGGCATCTCAGGAGAGGCCCCGAGGCCTGGCGTGGAGCCAGAGCTGAGGCCAGAGGGCCGCCGCAGCCTGCGCCTGGGG GCTGTGTTCCCCAGAGCACCTGCTGCTAACACCGCCCCTGTAGAAGGTCCTCCTGCAAAG cctggttCACACACGATGCGTCCAAGGAgcttcccatcccccaccaagTGTCTCCGCTGCACCTCGCTGATGCTGGGCCTGGGCCgccagggcctgggctgtgatG CCTGTGGCTACTTCTGTCACTCGACTTGTGCCCCACAGGCCCCACCCTGCCCCGTGCCCCCTGACCGCCTCCACACAGCCCTGGGAGTGCACCCCGAAACGGGCACGGGCACTGCCTACGAGGGCTTCCTGTCG GTGCCACGGCCCTCAGGTGTCCGTCGGGGCTGGCAGCGAGTGTTTGCTGCCCTCAGTGACTCACGCCTGCTACTGTTCGATGCCCCAGACCCAAGGCTCAGCCCAGCTAGCGGGGCCCTCCTGCAGGCACTGGATCTGAG GGACCCCCAGTTCTCAGCTATTCCTGTCCTGGCCTCTGATGTTATCCACGCCCAATCCAGGGACCTGCCACGCATCTTTAGG GTGACAGCCTCCCAGCTGACAGTGCCGCCTGCCACGTGCACCGTGCTGCTACTGGCAGAGAGCGAGGGGGAGCGGAAGTGCTGGCTGCAGGTGCTGGGTGAGCTGCAGCAGCTGCTGCGGGACACGCGGCCGAGGCCCCGGCCTGTGTACACGCTCAAGGAGGCCTATGACAACGGGCTGCCACTGCTGCCCCACACACTCTGTGCCGCCATCATCG cctcacagcagctctgtgagaaag ACCGGGAACGCCTTGCTCTGGGCACCGAAGAGGGGCTGTTTGTGATCCATCTACACAGCAACG ACATCTTCCAGGTGGGCGAGTGCCGGCGGGTGCAGCGGCTGGCCGTGAGCCCCACCGCAGGCCTGCTGGTCGTGCTCTGTGGCCGTGGCCCCAGCGTACGCCTCTTTGCCCTGGCCGAGCTGGAGAATGCGGAGGCAGCAGGCGCCAAGATCCCTGAGTCTCGAGGCTGCCAGGCCCTGGCTGCCGGGCGCATCCTACAGGCCCGCACCCCTGTGCTCTGTGTCGCAGTCAAGCGCCAGGTGCTCTGCTACCAACTgggcccaggcccagggcccTGGCAGCGCCGTATCCGCGAGCTGCAGGCCCCAGCACCTGTGCAGAGCCTGGGGCTGCTGGGTGACCGGCTGTGCGTGGGCGCGGCTGGTGCCTTCACCCTCTACCCACTGCTCAACGAGGCTGCGCCCTTAGCGCTGGGGGCCGGTCTGGTACCTGAGGAGCTGCCACCGTCCCGAGGGGGCTTGGGTGAGGCGCTGGGCGCCGTGGAGCTCAGCCTCAGTGAGTTCCTGCTGCTCTTCACCACTGCTGGGGTCTACGTGGACAGCGCCGGCCGCAAGTCTCGCATCCACGAGCTGCTGTGGCCAGCAGTGCCCACGGGCTGGG GTTACGCAGCCCCCTACCTGACAGTGTTCAGCGAGAATGCCATCGATGTGTTTGATGTGAGGAGAGCAGAATGGGTCCAGACAGTGCCACTCAAGAAG GTGCGACCCCTGAACCCAGAGGGCTCCTTGTTCCTCTATGGCACGGAGAAGGTCCGCCTCACCTACCTCAGGAACCCTCTGGCAG AGAAGGACGAGTTCGACATCCCCAACCTCACCGACAACAGCCGGCGCCAACTGTTCCGTACCAAGAGCAAGCGCCGCTTCTTCTTCCGAGTGTCGGAGGAGCAGCTGCAACAGCAGCGCAG GGAGATGCTGAAGGACCCTTTTGTGCGCTCCAAGCTCATCTCAACGCCCACCAACTTCAACCACCTGGTGCACGTGGGCCCTACAGAAGGGAGGCCCACCGTCAAGGACCTGCCCCTGGTGAGA GCTCCAGAAGAGAAGAGCCAAGGTGCCCGCAGCTCTGGCCCGCAGCGGCCCCACAGCTTCTCCGAGGCCTCTCGGCGCCCAGCCTCCATAAGCAGTGATGGCCTCCCTGGAGACCTGGACCCCA TGAAGAGGAAGCCTTGGACATCTCTGTCCAGTGAATCCGTGTCCTGCACCCAGGGATCTCCGAGCCCTGCAGCCTCCCTGATACAG GTCTCAGAACGGCCCCGGAGCCTCCCGCCAGCCCCTGAATCCGAGAGTTCCCCTTGA